The genomic stretch TTCTACGAGCTGAAGCTGCTCGGCTGGGAGGTCGACCAGGCCCGGAATCTGCTCCTGCTGACGATGGTGCTCTCGGAAAACTTCCACATCGGCAACTGCCGTTCGGAACTGCGTTCCGCCTTCGCCCTTTCGCCGCTGCGCAGCCCGGTGCTCCTCTTCGGCACCCTGGGAGCGTTCCTGGTCCATGTGATCAGTATGTACGTCCCGTTCCTGCAGAACATCCTGAAAACCGAGCCGGTCAGCCTGGGGGCCTGGGCAACGGCGATCGGCGTGGCGATCCTGGTGATCCCGGCCGTGGACCTGCACAAATGGTGGTGGAACCGGCGGCATCCGGAGGACCTGCCGCGGTCTTCCTAACTGGTTTCCCGTCCGGGCGTCCTCCAACCCAGCCTCTCCGGGCCGGTCCACGATTCCCTTTTTTCCTCCGTCCGACGTCCCCTCGGGCATGGTCCCTGAAAAGGCTGCCGAGGAAGGGGATGCTGGAACCGACCAGCCTGCAGCGCAAAGCCCGCAGTCGACGGACCGCGAGGCCCGCCGTGGCCGCATGCGCCGCACGGAATCGTCGCAACCCGCAAACGCCTCCGGCGTACTCCTCGCGTTTCCTCAAGCAGCGCCGGGCCCCGCTGCGCCCAGCCTTTGACCGCAACTTGAACGCGCCGGGCCTGATCGTGCAGGCAAAGGCAGGGGAGCGGTCCACCACCTTCCAGCGGCCTGCCGGAACCAGGGTACCGCCTGCCGGCTTGCCGAGACTGCCGCACGCTCCGGAGGCCGGGCATTCGGGGGGAAGGCCCTTCCCTCAGCGACTGGTCTCCGCGGCCCGCTCGAGGATCTGACCCTCCCTTAACAGGCGTCGGCGGAGTTTCGTGTAGTCCACATCCTGCACAGCGAGGTCCTCGTCCAGGGCCCGCACCGCGGCCGCAGCGGCACTCTGGCTGGTGATCATGAACACCGGCTCCATGCGGATGCTGGCGAACGCGACATGGCTGGCCGACAGAGCGAAGGTCACCAGCGGATTGTCGCACTCGCTCCGCCG from Armatimonadota bacterium encodes the following:
- a CDS encoding cation-translocating P-type ATPase C-terminal domain-containing protein, with translation FYELKLLGWEVDQARNLLLLTMVLSENFHIGNCRSELRSAFALSPLRSPVLLFGTLGAFLVHVISMYVPFLQNILKTEPVSLGAWATAIGVAILVIPAVDLHKWWWNRRHPEDLPRSS
- a CDS encoding FAD-dependent oxidoreductase, coding for MVTREGKVTAGRGGAPPCPIIYGVVVPRRSECDNPLVTFALSASHVAFASIRMEPVFMITSQSAAAAAVRALDEDLAVQDVDYTKLRRRLLREGQILERAAETSR